GAGTTAACTTCTCGTATGTGGAACTCATTTCGTATGGAATTCCCTCCTCGGCTCCCGGGTGCATACTCACAAATGACTGGGGTAACTTGTGAAATTTCTCTAAAATTTCCTTGAGATATTTGACTTCACTTCTCAAAATCTTCACATCTTGGGATTCGTCTCCATCTGCCAAACTATGCTGAGTCATTTTACGACTTGGTGGATGATCAACGGCACTGAGATTCATCTTTGTCATACCTGAAACAGCGCTTTGTACTGCGGATCGAATACGCTCCTCTGCAAGCCGCGAGTTCGCCCTGCTGATCTCATCAGTTCCTGTGCCTCTATCAACCGAATTGGAAGGGACGGTGGAAGTCCCAGAATTCACCTGATTAGATCTTGACTGAGATCTCAAGCCTGAGCTAGGAGTCAAACCAGAACTTGCCTCGACTTCTTCGTCAATGTCAATGTAAGGCGTCGTTGTCACCGGACGAATGATTCGTTCCACTGGTGGGATTGATGCCTTTTCTATAAATTGCTTTTGTAATTTCGCAGAACTCTGTTGATATTTAGTCTTTGACTCAGCATTCATTTTTTTTTCAGCCAATATCTTTTTTCTCAGAGTCTCTTCCGAAATAGCCGCTGTGACCTCGATACTCGCTTTTCCTCCCAGCCCAAATCCATGACCATTGTCTCGGGCCGAAAGGATGATGGCCTCTGGTCCGAGGTGTAATTTTACCATGTCCAAAGCTTCTTTCATGGATTTTGCTTCAAATTTCTTAACTTGCATGTGACATCTCCACTAAGCCCACCGAAGAGACTCTCGCATCAGGTGAAAGTTCACTGTGGGACAACACGATCAATTGAGGTATGAATCTAGATACCAATTTAAACAGATGACGACGAATACTTGGGCTCGTTAGGAGAATCGGTTGCCCCGCAATTTCCGGGTGACTCTCGATCGTGCGTGAAACGCCTGTTATAAGACGTTGTGCAGCTGCTGGGTCCATTACCAACTGCACACCCTGCTCCGTTTGCAAGAGAGAATTTGCGATAAGCTCCTCCACTTGAGAATCGAGAGTCATCACTGGCATAGCCCCCCCCATCAGACTTGTATTTTGCCGTAATCGAACGATTCAGAGCCTTTCGAACGGACTCAGTAAGGATCTCAGGATCCTTGTATTTTCCGCCTTCATCTCCCAGGGTTTCTAGGATGGTTCGCAAGTCACGAATGGACACCTGTTCTCGCAATAAATTCTGAAAGACCCTTACCACTGTCCCCAATGGCAACAAACTCGGAACCAGATCATCGACAATTTTAGGATAGCTCTTTTTAAAATTCTCAAGTAGTCCGTCAGCTTCTTGTCTCCCAAATAGCTCGTGAGCATGAGTACGAACAATCTCTGTGAGGTGGGTCGCCATAACTGTCGGCAGATCGACAACTGTATAGCCCGCCACCTCTGCTTGTTCCTTTTGACTTTTCGAAATCCAAAGAGCATCCAATCCGAAGGCCGGTTCACGAGTGGGTATGCCATCCATTCGATCAACAACGCTCCCAGGGTCCATAGCTAAATGGCAGTCAGATCGCAGGAGCCCTCCACCAACCTTGTTGCCCTTGATAAGGACCCGATATTCACCAGGTTCAAGCTGCAAATTGTCGCGAATATGAATACTGGGAATCACAATCCCCATATCAAGAGCAAACTGCTTTCTTAAACTCACAATTCGTTCAAGCAGATCTCCAGTTTCTCCCGACTCCACCACATTGATGAGTCCATATCCCACTTCCAGTTCAATCAAATCCAGAGCCAAAAGGTTCTCTACATTTTCTTTCTGTGGTTTAGCAGCCTTTTCTTGTTCTTCCGCTCTCGCCAAGCTTTTCTTTTCTTCTGAAAATTGATTGATAAGCCAAGCAATACCACCCATCAAGCCGCCTATCAAAAAGAAAGGCAACCCAGGTAATCCTGGCACCATTCCCAACAAGACAAGTATCCCACCCACAATGCCAACCGCGCGTGGTTTTGTAAAAAGCTGATTGGCAATTTCAGCGCCAATGTTACTTTCTGTGGAGCTACGAGTGACAACCGCACCAGCAGCTGTTGAAATGATCAGGGCAGGAATTTGAGTCACAAGGCCATCACCAATCGTCAACATTGTATAGTATTCAGCGGCAAGCTTTAAACTAAGACCCTTCTGAAGAACTCCAATCAATAGTCCTCCGACAATATTTATGACCGTAATAATTATCCCTGCTATCGCATCGCCTCGAACAAATTTGCTTGCACCATCCATGGCTCCATAAAAATCGGCTTCCTTTTCGATTTCACGACGCCTTTTTCTGGCCTCCGCTTCAGTGATTAGTCCTGCATTCATGTCCGCATCAATAGACATTTGCTTACCGGGCATGGCATCCAAGGTGAAACGTGCAGCAACCTCTGCGATACGACCAGATCCCTTCGTTATCACAATAAAGTTGATAACCACCAAAATGATAAAGACAATGAGTCCTATGACGTAATTACTCCCAACGACGAAACTTCCAAAAGAAGCAATCACCTGACCGACTGAGGTTGGACCGTTATGACCTTCAGTCAAAATCATTCGCGTCGACGCAACATTTAAAGACAGACGAAAGAGAGTGCTCAACAAGAGAAGACTAGGAAAGACGCTAAAATCTAATGATTTGTCTGTATAAATCGCAACTAGCAATATGAGAAGGGCCAGGGTCAAAGAGAGCGTCAATGAAATATCGATCATCCATGCGGGCAGAGGAATGATCATGACAGTCAAAATTCCAATCAACCCAAACGCGACCAATAGGTCCATATTTTTAGTGACAGCTTCAAAACGTTTTAGGAACTGAAAAATATTATCCATTTATTGCATTACCCTCTTCTTCAGCTTGAAGACGTATGACAGGACTTCTGCCACGGCCGTGTAGAGCTCTCTTGGAATGACCTGACCTATCTTTAAAGTTTTATAGATCGTCCTCGCCAGAGGCTTGTTTTCAACAATGGGGACCTTGTGCAGACGAGCTATTTCTTTGATCTTTTGAGCCAAATGATCGGCACCCTTCGCCACGACTTTTGGAGCTACAGTATTTTCATCGTACTTCAGTGCCACGGCAATATGTGTCGGATTTGTAATGATCACATCGGCCTTTGGAATCTCCTCCATCATTCGACGCTGAGCCATTTCCTTTTGTATGCGCCGAATCCGAGCTTTGATAAGAGGATCACCTTCACGAGATTTTACTTCCTCCTTCACCTCCTGCTTGGTCATTCGCATTTTTCGTTCCAATTCCCACCTTTGAAAAAAATAATCAATACCAGAAACTATGCCCATAAATATCCCAATTCCTCCAAAGAGCTTTAGAAACCCCTCTCCTACATAAAGAAAAAGCTGCTCTACAGAGAAATTCACCAATTTCGGAACAATCGCGACCTCGGATTTCAATATCATTGTTGCCAAAGCCCCAACGACGATGACCTTTAGAAGTGCTTTCATCCCCTCAAAGACAGAATTCAGACTGCAAACTCTCTTGAATCCCTCGACTGGATTGAGTCGTTCGAAATTGAACTTAAGAGCCTCCTCATTATGAAGAAGTCCAATCTGAAGAGCTGAGGAGGCCACACCAGCAATCCATAAGATTCCAAAAACAGGAGCAACAATCATCAGCCCTTTTAATCCAGCAAATTTGGCTGCCGCCATCCAGTTTCCCTGACGAACGAAACTCGCAAGGTGGGATCCCAAGGTTTGAACAAAAACCTCATGAACTTGAACAAAAAAGAATTTTCCTAACAGCCACATAGCTAAAATAGAACAAAGGAGCATCAGTACAGAACCCAACTCACGCGTCTGAGCCACCTGGCCACGTTTTCGAAAGTCCTCGCGTCGCTGGTGCGTCGCTTCTTCCGACCTTTCATCCTGCTCTGTATCAGCCATGTTCCATCCTAGAACTAATGTAGATCAAAATGCTTTAACCATTTGGAAAAGCCTCTCCGCTGTGCCTCTCAGTAATTCGGGCATTTGCCACATCACCATTGGCAATGAGACAAACAAAATCAGAAACCCCGCCAAAATGTTTATCGGCAGACTCGAAACTAAGACATTAATTTGAGGGACTGCACGGCCGACAACCGCCATAGCGACATTCAAAAATAGAACAGAAATCATAACAGGTGACGCAAGCTTAATTCCAATAATGGTAATCTCGTGGAGGATCTGCCCAACTTCCTTGAAATAGACAAATGAGAGAGATTCCTGAGACATTGGGACTAAATCATAGCTGTCTCGAAGTGCCCCAATAAATAAATGATGACCATTAAAACTCAGAAAAAATAGAAATCCCAATGACAAAAAGAGCTGATCTAACGAACTCACTCTGTCGCTTACTGTTGGGTTGAATAGCTGAGTACTCGACAAACCCATGCTCACACTGACCACTTCACCGGCAATAGATAGAATAAAAACAAATGCTCGACTCAGAAATCCAATACACAGTCCGACAAACAATTCCTTCAATGCCATCCACACAATCTGGTAAGACCCCAGGTCCACAATGATTTTTGACCAGTCCAACGTGGGAAACAGAACAAGACTGATACTGAGGCTAAATAGAATCTTCATTGGAGCTGAGACTGTTTCAGAACCAATAACAGGAGAACTTATAATGTATGCTGACACCCTCATTATCACCAGAAAGAAGGCTAAAATTTCCATTTCGTTAAATTGATAAATACTCG
This region of Bdellovibrionales bacterium genomic DNA includes:
- the fliR gene encoding flagellar biosynthetic protein FliR; the protein is MSSIYQFNEMEILAFFLVIMRVSAYIISSPVIGSETVSAPMKILFSLSISLVLFPTLDWSKIIVDLGSYQIVWMALKELFVGLCIGFLSRAFVFILSIAGEVVSVSMGLSSTQLFNPTVSDRVSSLDQLFLSLGFLFFLSFNGHHLFIGALRDSYDLVPMSQESLSFVYFKEVGQILHEITIIGIKLASPVMISVLFLNVAMAVVGRAVPQINVLVSSLPINILAGFLILFVSLPMVMWQMPELLRGTAERLFQMVKAF
- a CDS encoding flagellar biosynthesis protein FlhF, producing MQVKKFEAKSMKEALDMVKLHLGPEAIILSARDNGHGFGLGGKASIEVTAAISEETLRKKILAEKKMNAESKTKYQQSSAKLQKQFIEKASIPPVERIIRPVTTTPYIDIDEEVEASSGLTPSSGLRSQSRSNQVNSGTSTVPSNSVDRGTGTDEISRANSRLAEERIRSAVQSAVSGMTKMNLSAVDHPPSRKMTQHSLADGDESQDVKILRSEVKYLKEILEKFHKLPQSFVSMHPGAEEGIPYEMSSTYEKLTRAGISASNVVHLLKECMNHMDPANIKKRAFVDAWVAKYLLDEILVSERRPQDRFHVFLGPAGGGKTSSLVKLASHLVINEKKKVSILSADFAKVGAAEQLRIYSQILNVPFAVVRRKEDWGVIQRKLDMSDYFLVDFPGMNLKSMGEVDFVRNLLPPFQTGRILHYVQSILANDANVFDLAERYIPLGIQDVIFTCLDESSQHGLIYNFQKKFRLPLFSFGIGPKIPEDWENATKERVVDLIFKLTKIRKI
- the flhB gene encoding flagellar biosynthesis protein FlhB, which produces MADTEQDERSEEATHQRREDFRKRGQVAQTRELGSVLMLLCSILAMWLLGKFFFVQVHEVFVQTLGSHLASFVRQGNWMAAAKFAGLKGLMIVAPVFGILWIAGVASSALQIGLLHNEEALKFNFERLNPVEGFKRVCSLNSVFEGMKALLKVIVVGALATMILKSEVAIVPKLVNFSVEQLFLYVGEGFLKLFGGIGIFMGIVSGIDYFFQRWELERKMRMTKQEVKEEVKSREGDPLIKARIRRIQKEMAQRRMMEEIPKADVIITNPTHIAVALKYDENTVAPKVVAKGADHLAQKIKEIARLHKVPIVENKPLARTIYKTLKIGQVIPRELYTAVAEVLSYVFKLKKRVMQ